From the Micromonospora sediminicola genome, one window contains:
- the egtB gene encoding ergothioneine biosynthesis protein EgtB, which produces MTTTERPGTDAEQLRGRIAAELERTRARTALLTDAVDDDDLVRQHSTLMSPLVWDLAHVGNQEELWLVRDVGGREPVRRDIDDLYDAFKQPRKDRPALPLLPPAEARAYVRTVRDKVHDLLDGISFTDRRLVEDGFAFGMIVQHEQQHDETMLATHQLRAGAPVLDAPPPPEPRTRVGGEVLVPAGPFTMGTSTDPWALDNERPAHTVDLPAYAIDAAPVTNGQYRAFIADGGYDEPRWWSEAGWRHRVEADLSAPLHWRRDGDGWAYRRFGRWSTVRDDEPVVHVCWYEAQAYAAWAGRRLPTEAEWEKAARWDPATGRSRRYPWGDQDPTTDHANLGQRHLWPAPVGAYPDGASPLGVHQLVGDVWEWTSSAFRGHPGFTAFPYREYSEVFFGDDHRVLRGGSFGTDRAACRGTFRNWDYPIRRQIFSGFRCARDAGGEE; this is translated from the coding sequence GTGACCACGACCGAGCGCCCGGGTACGGACGCCGAGCAGCTGCGCGGCCGGATCGCCGCGGAGTTGGAGCGCACCCGCGCCCGCACCGCCCTGCTGACCGACGCGGTGGACGACGACGACCTGGTCCGGCAGCACTCCACACTCATGTCGCCGCTGGTCTGGGACCTGGCGCACGTGGGCAACCAGGAGGAGCTGTGGCTCGTCCGCGACGTCGGCGGCCGTGAGCCCGTGCGCCGCGACATCGACGACCTCTACGACGCCTTCAAACAACCGCGCAAGGACCGGCCCGCGCTGCCGCTGCTGCCCCCGGCCGAGGCGCGTGCCTACGTGCGCACGGTCCGGGACAAGGTCCACGACCTGCTCGACGGCATCAGCTTCACCGACCGCCGGCTGGTCGAGGACGGTTTCGCGTTCGGCATGATCGTGCAGCACGAGCAGCAGCACGACGAGACCATGCTCGCCACCCACCAACTGCGTGCCGGAGCGCCGGTGCTGGACGCCCCGCCCCCACCCGAGCCCCGGACCCGGGTCGGCGGGGAGGTGCTGGTGCCGGCCGGCCCGTTCACCATGGGCACCTCGACCGACCCGTGGGCGCTGGACAACGAGCGGCCCGCGCACACGGTCGACCTGCCCGCGTACGCCATCGACGCGGCGCCGGTCACCAACGGGCAGTACCGCGCGTTCATCGCCGACGGCGGCTACGACGAGCCGCGTTGGTGGAGCGAGGCCGGTTGGCGGCACCGGGTCGAGGCGGACCTGAGCGCGCCGCTGCACTGGCGGCGCGACGGCGACGGGTGGGCGTACCGCCGGTTCGGCCGCTGGTCCACGGTCCGCGACGACGAGCCGGTGGTGCACGTCTGCTGGTACGAGGCCCAGGCGTACGCGGCCTGGGCGGGCCGGCGGCTGCCCACCGAGGCGGAGTGGGAGAAGGCCGCCCGGTGGGATCCGGCGACCGGCCGCTCCCGCCGCTACCCGTGGGGCGACCAGGACCCGACCACCGACCACGCCAACCTCGGCCAGCGGCACCTGTGGCCGGCGCCGGTCGGCGCGTACCCGGACGGCGCCTCGCCGCTCGGCGTGCACCAGCTCGTCGGCGACGTGTGGGAGTGGACGTCGTCCGCGTTCCGCGGGCATCCGGGATTCACCGCGTTCCCCTACCGGGAATACTCGGAGGTCTTCTTCGGCGACGACCACCGGGTGCTGCGCGGCGGCTCGTTCGGCACCGACCGGGCCGCCTGCCGGGGCACGTTCCGCAACTGGGACTACCCGATCCGGCGGCAGATCTTCAGCGGATTCCGCTGTGCCCGCGACGCCGGCGGAGAGGAGTGA